The Acidobacteriota bacterium genome has a segment encoding these proteins:
- a CDS encoding class I SAM-dependent methyltransferase has translation MFRETLREETSLYPDSYHAERGHVLHPAIERCKRLGFAKFYEQLPRPSRSSPRLLEVGCGTGLGLEAAAALGWRVEGIEPVAPAAREAQRRVPEARVWHAGWGEEEAPPEAAFDAIALFDVLEHFPRPHEAMSLLAERLRPSGCLLIVTPNAASLSCRLLRGRWPHLLLEHACLYTPRALRKLCAAHGLRLVSRRFAWKHVCLDMLLRHWEIYPHVVGGAWLRPIAERAPARLRSRPFRWNIGEMLCLAQKNEAQTEATGV, from the coding sequence GTGTTTAGAGAAACCCTCCGCGAGGAAACGTCCCTCTATCCTGACTCTTACCACGCCGAACGCGGCCACGTCCTTCATCCGGCTATCGAGCGTTGCAAACGGCTCGGCTTTGCAAAATTCTACGAACAACTCCCCCGGCCGTCGCGTTCCTCGCCGCGCCTTCTGGAGGTAGGGTGCGGAACGGGGCTCGGGCTTGAGGCAGCCGCAGCGCTGGGCTGGCGCGTAGAGGGCATCGAGCCCGTGGCCCCGGCCGCCCGGGAAGCGCAGCGAAGGGTTCCGGAAGCCCGGGTCTGGCATGCCGGGTGGGGCGAGGAAGAAGCGCCGCCCGAGGCGGCGTTCGACGCCATCGCGCTTTTCGATGTTTTGGAGCACTTTCCCCGCCCGCACGAGGCGATGAGCCTTTTGGCGGAGCGTCTCCGCCCCTCGGGCTGCCTGCTCATCGTCACGCCGAACGCGGCTTCCCTCTCCTGCCGTTTGCTTCGCGGGCGGTGGCCCCATCTGCTCCTCGAGCATGCCTGCCTCTATACGCCGCGCGCCCTCCGAAAGCTTTGCGCCGCCCACGGCCTCCGGCTTGTTTCAAGACGTTTCGCCTGGAAGCACGTGTGCCTCGACATGCTGCTTCGGCACTGGGAAATTTATCCCCACGTGGTCGGAGGGGCGTGGCTCAGGCCCATAGCGGAACGAGCACCGGCCCGGCTGCGCAGCCGGCCCTTTCGATGGAACATCGGAGAAATGTTGTGCCTTGCGCAAAAGAACGAGGCCCAAACCGAAGCCACCGGGGTGTGA
- a CDS encoding glycosyltransferase family 9 protein, whose product MTIRLMKALDHALGLPLCTALAVVATVEKRLRRAPLPGSGWAPRRVVVQKFFGLGSLALMMPLLRALRERYPECEIELVTFESNVPLLRRFEITKTTGISPDRPARFVAQTLCCLLRRIMRPADVVVDLEFLSKYSTMMAFFASRKRRIGFDLASFWRRGILTDIIYFNCARHIQDIYGMVASSLDAQAFYRPDESPAASPRREAHERVRAMFEEWSGGDGEARWLAVNVHAGEMVLARRWSLEKFARVVERAVRELGAYIVFTGSAQERPRSERCIAMLAPDVRTQAFNAAGATTLDELLELLRCVRVLLTNDSGPLHLAAVIGTPTVSIWGPVNPGLYAPRGPEHHTVYLHYPCSPCMYIYRTEAGRYCNFEHPCMETLGEDIVFEALQRAWQGADA is encoded by the coding sequence ATGACCATCCGCCTCATGAAGGCGCTCGACCATGCCCTCGGCCTTCCGCTTTGCACCGCCTTGGCGGTGGTCGCAACGGTTGAGAAAAGGCTTCGCAGGGCGCCTCTGCCTGGAAGTGGCTGGGCGCCACGGCGCGTCGTGGTCCAGAAGTTCTTCGGCCTGGGTTCCCTTGCGCTCATGATGCCCCTCCTGCGCGCCCTCCGGGAACGCTACCCTGAATGCGAGATCGAGCTGGTCACGTTCGAATCGAACGTGCCGCTGCTTCGGCGCTTCGAGATAACCAAGACCACCGGCATTTCCCCCGACCGCCCCGCTCGGTTCGTCGCCCAGACCCTCTGCTGCCTTCTCCGAAGAATCATGCGCCCTGCGGACGTTGTCGTGGACCTTGAATTCTTAAGCAAGTACTCGACCATGATGGCCTTCTTCGCCTCCCGGAAGAGGCGAATCGGCTTCGACCTTGCGTCGTTCTGGCGGCGGGGCATTCTGACGGACATCATCTACTTTAACTGCGCTAGGCACATTCAGGATATCTACGGCATGGTGGCCTCCTCGCTCGACGCCCAGGCGTTTTACCGTCCCGACGAGTCTCCCGCAGCGTCTCCCCGCCGGGAGGCGCACGAAAGGGTTCGTGCGATGTTCGAGGAATGGAGCGGGGGAGACGGCGAAGCCCGCTGGCTTGCCGTGAATGTTCACGCGGGCGAAATGGTGCTTGCACGGAGATGGTCCCTGGAAAAATTTGCGCGGGTGGTCGAGCGGGCGGTGCGGGAGTTGGGAGCATATATCGTATTTACCGGCTCGGCTCAGGAGCGCCCTCGCTCCGAGCGGTGCATCGCCATGCTTGCTCCGGACGTCCGCACCCAAGCCTTTAACGCCGCCGGTGCCACCACGCTGGACGAACTCCTCGAGTTGCTGCGATGCGTGCGGGTTCTCCTTACGAACGACAGCGGACCCCTTCACCTGGCCGCCGTAATAGGAACGCCCACGGTATCTATTTGGGGCCCGGTAAATCCCGGCCTGTACGCTCCCCGCGGGCCCGAGCATCACACGGTCTATCTCCACTATCCCTGTTCTCCCTGCATGTACATTTACCGTACGGAGGCGGGTCGCTACTGCAACTTCGAGCATCCGTGCATGGAAACCCTGGGCGAGGACATCGTCTTTGAAGCCCTGCAGCGGGCATGGCAAGGGGCAGACGCTTAA
- a CDS encoding PilT/PilU family type 4a pilus ATPase has product MNQETFHKILSAMMERNVSDVHLQVGYPPLFRLHGELVEVKYKALEPKETIEIATLIVAQRNLEVDFAKFEEIDTSYGAPEIGRFRANIFKQRGTVSIVMRAIPIKIRSFDELNLPSVLKSISNLRRGLVLVTGATGMGKSTTLAAVIDHINKHRRAHVLTIEDPIEFLFQHEMSVISQREIGYDTKDFSVAVRASLRQDPDVVMVGEMRDSTTADTVLRAAETGHLVLSTLHTPDVMKSINRFLGFFPMEEREGVRVRLADNLMAVVSLRLLMAKSGTGLIPAVEVLRTNKTVQEHLKDSEKMKTLHEYMAKSTELGMQTFDQHLLQLYKEDKVALPIAKAHATSPEQFERMVMVE; this is encoded by the coding sequence ATGAACCAAGAGACCTTCCACAAGATCCTCAGCGCGATGATGGAGCGCAACGTCTCGGACGTTCATCTCCAGGTAGGCTACCCGCCGCTCTTCCGTCTGCACGGCGAGCTGGTGGAGGTCAAATACAAGGCGCTCGAGCCCAAGGAGACCATCGAGATTGCCACGCTCATCGTGGCGCAGCGGAACCTCGAAGTGGATTTCGCCAAGTTCGAGGAAATCGACACCTCCTACGGGGCGCCCGAGATCGGCCGCTTCCGCGCCAACATCTTCAAGCAGCGCGGCACCGTGAGCATCGTGATGCGCGCCATCCCCATCAAGATTCGCAGCTTCGACGAGCTCAACCTGCCGTCCGTGCTCAAGAGCATCTCGAACCTGCGGCGCGGCCTGGTCCTCGTCACCGGCGCCACGGGCATGGGCAAGTCCACCACGCTCGCGGCCGTCATCGACCACATCAACAAGCACCGCCGCGCCCACGTCCTCACCATCGAGGACCCCATCGAATTTCTCTTCCAGCACGAGATGAGCGTCATCTCGCAGCGCGAGATCGGCTACGACACCAAGGACTTCAGCGTGGCCGTGCGCGCCTCGCTCCGCCAGGATCCCGACGTCGTCATGGTGGGCGAGATGCGCGACTCCACGACGGCCGACACCGTCTTGAGGGCGGCCGAGACGGGGCACCTGGTGCTGAGCACGCTCCACACGCCCGACGTGATGAAGAGCATTAATCGCTTCCTTGGCTTCTTTCCCATGGAGGAGCGGGAAGGCGTCCGCGTTCGCCTCGCGGACAACCTGATGGCCGTGGTCTCGCTCCGGCTTTTGATGGCGAAGAGCGGCACGGGGCTCATTCCCGCGGTCGAGGTTCTGCGCACCAACAAAACCGTGCAGGAGCATCTCAAGGACTCCGAGAAAATGAAAACCCTTCACGAATACATGGCCAAGAGCACGGAACTCGGCATGCAGACCTTCGACCAGCACCTTTTGCAGCTCTACAAGGAGGACAAGGTGGCGCTTCCCATCGCCAAGGCCCACGCGACGAGCCCCGAGCAGTTCGAGCGCATGGTGATGGTGGAGTAG
- a CDS encoding TonB C-terminal domain-containing protein — translation MLGNPLHRALGVSFAAHAVLVAALSFTWEKPRPKLLPPIRAYRISLASLRGPSDLPAAIPRKSVSVKKKIPPKAAPEKKAEKKQEKPKPAVREPKKAPSPKLGIQGAGAGPGGGVSRLDAKDFTYLWYLDTIQRKIAQTWYKPGTAGVSADAVVYFRIGRGGRITGVELAQSSGSTAYDHAALRAVLGASPMPPLPKRFPGESLGVHFTFLREAK, via the coding sequence ATGCTCGGGAATCCTCTCCATCGGGCGCTCGGGGTCTCCTTCGCCGCGCACGCGGTGCTCGTGGCGGCGCTTTCTTTCACGTGGGAGAAGCCGCGCCCCAAACTGCTTCCCCCCATCCGCGCCTACCGCATCAGCCTGGCGTCCCTTCGCGGCCCTTCGGATTTGCCGGCTGCGATCCCTCGAAAGAGCGTGTCGGTCAAAAAGAAAATTCCTCCGAAGGCCGCGCCGGAGAAAAAAGCGGAGAAAAAACAGGAAAAACCCAAGCCCGCCGTCCGCGAACCGAAGAAGGCGCCTTCCCCGAAGCTCGGCATCCAGGGCGCGGGCGCGGGGCCGGGCGGGGGCGTGAGCCGGCTCGACGCGAAGGATTTCACCTACCTCTGGTACCTGGACACCATCCAGCGAAAGATTGCGCAGACCTGGTACAAGCCGGGGACGGCCGGCGTCTCGGCCGACGCCGTCGTCTACTTTCGAATCGGGCGCGGCGGGCGCATCACGGGCGTGGAGCTCGCGCAGTCGAGCGGCTCGACGGCCTACGACCACGCGGCGCTCCGCGCCGTGCTGGGCGCCTCCCCCATGCCGCCCCTTCCCAAGCGCTTCCCGGGAGAGTCCCTGGGCGTCCATTTTACGTTCCTGAGGGAAGCGAAGTAG
- a CDS encoding endonuclease III gives MPRSVSRNSIISVLRALGRTYDWTALDRLSEEERNPFHALIGTILSQRTRDEITDEAARRLFARFRTPEELARARKSEILPLIRACGFYRVKTDTIRRVARLLIERHGGRVPETMDELTALPGVGRKTAGCVLVYGFAKDAIPVDTHVHRISNRLGWVRTKTPEETEIALQKIVPRRYWRRVNDLLVSHGRTVCRPIGPRCGSCSAERWCAKAGVGN, from the coding sequence ATGCCGCGTAGCGTCTCAAGGAATTCGATAATTTCCGTCCTGCGCGCCCTAGGGCGCACGTACGATTGGACGGCGCTCGACCGGCTGAGCGAGGAAGAGCGCAACCCGTTCCACGCGCTCATTGGCACCATCCTTTCGCAGCGCACGCGCGACGAGATTACCGACGAGGCGGCGCGGCGGCTCTTCGCCCGGTTCCGTACGCCCGAAGAGCTGGCGCGGGCCCGGAAATCGGAAATTCTTCCGCTCATCCGGGCGTGCGGTTTCTATCGCGTCAAGACCGACACCATCCGCAGGGTGGCGCGCCTGCTGATCGAGCGCCACGGAGGGCGCGTGCCGGAGACGATGGATGAGCTCACGGCGCTTCCAGGCGTCGGACGCAAGACGGCAGGATGCGTGCTGGTGTACGGCTTCGCGAAGGACGCCATCCCCGTAGACACCCACGTGCACCGCATCTCGAACCGCCTCGGCTGGGTGCGCACGAAAACGCCCGAGGAGACGGAAATCGCGCTCCAGAAAATCGTGCCCCGACGCTACTGGCGGCGCGTGAACGACCTCCTCGTAAGTCACGGACGCACGGTGTGCCGGCCCATCGGCCCGCGCTGCGGCTCGTGCTCCGCCGAGCGCTGGTGCGCGAAGGCGGGCGTCGGCAACTAG
- a CDS encoding serpin family protein gives MERRNVVTKSQWAGIITGAAAIGILMGLPGYVSGEEHHEKGPVSENRTAAPESRTGKPEPVSKEGVAARLNGFAFDLHAELRAEEGNLFFSPFSISSALAMTYAGARGDTAAQMAAVLRLPPADEGVHSKLGALVSELHARGEETDCALHVANALWGQRGLGFRPEYLELIKTSYDGDLRELDFKKDTEGARRTINAWVEEKTFEKIKNLIPRGILKKLTRLVLTNAIYFKGKWARTFDEASTRPAPFHSPTGEREVPMMHQTGRFGYTEDGAVQVLEMPYGTPDSGAASERSPERLSMLVVLPKDESSLGALEDSVNAEKLERWINRLRNEKVKVYLPKFKLTERFLLGKILQEMGMTYAFQTVEPSRADFSGITTEEKLAISEVIHKAFVDVNEEGTEAAAATAVVMARVVGGTFKPSTPVFRADHPFLFFIRDNGTNAILFMGRVVDPKASAEGS, from the coding sequence ATGGAACGACGTAACGTTGTAACGAAGTCGCAGTGGGCGGGCATCATCACGGGCGCAGCGGCGATCGGGATTTTGATGGGGCTCCCGGGATACGTGTCCGGAGAAGAACACCATGAGAAAGGCCCCGTTTCGGAAAACCGGACGGCCGCTCCGGAGAGTCGCACGGGAAAGCCCGAGCCTGTCTCGAAAGAAGGCGTCGCAGCCCGGTTGAACGGGTTTGCGTTCGATCTTCACGCCGAACTGCGTGCCGAGGAGGGAAATCTTTTCTTCTCTCCTTTCAGCATCTCGAGCGCGCTCGCCATGACCTACGCCGGCGCGCGGGGCGACACCGCCGCCCAGATGGCCGCCGTGCTTCGGCTTCCGCCGGCCGACGAGGGCGTCCACTCGAAACTGGGGGCGCTGGTCTCGGAGCTTCACGCCCGCGGCGAGGAGACCGACTGCGCCCTCCACGTCGCAAACGCCTTGTGGGGCCAGCGGGGGCTGGGCTTTCGACCGGAATACCTCGAGCTAATAAAAACGTCTTATGATGGGGACCTCCGCGAGCTCGATTTCAAGAAGGACACCGAAGGGGCGCGAAGGACGATCAACGCGTGGGTTGAGGAAAAAACTTTCGAAAAAATCAAAAATCTCATCCCTCGCGGCATATTGAAGAAGCTCACGCGCCTCGTGCTGACGAACGCAATCTACTTCAAGGGCAAATGGGCCCGCACCTTCGATGAGGCCTCCACCCGCCCCGCCCCCTTCCACAGCCCCACCGGGGAGCGCGAGGTTCCCATGATGCACCAGACCGGCCGGTTTGGGTACACGGAAGATGGAGCCGTTCAGGTGCTTGAGATGCCCTACGGGACGCCGGATTCCGGCGCCGCCTCCGAGCGGAGTCCGGAACGCCTCTCGATGCTGGTGGTGCTTCCGAAAGACGAGAGCAGCCTCGGCGCGCTTGAGGACTCCGTCAACGCGGAGAAGCTCGAAAGGTGGATCAACCGGCTGCGAAACGAAAAGGTTAAAGTTTACCTGCCGAAGTTCAAACTCACGGAACGATTCCTCCTGGGTAAGATTCTTCAGGAGATGGGAATGACGTATGCGTTTCAGACCGTCGAGCCGAGCAGGGCGGATTTTTCCGGCATCACAACGGAGGAGAAATTAGCCATCTCGGAAGTCATTCACAAGGCGTTCGTGGACGTGAACGAGGAGGGCACGGAGGCCGCCGCGGCGACGGCGGTCGTCATGGCAAGGGTGGTTGGGGGTACCTTCAAACCGTCCACCCCCGTGTTTCGCGCCGACCATCCGTTCCTGTTCTTCATCCGGGACAACGGAACGAACGCGATTCTCTTCATGGGGCGCGTCGTCGATCCGAAGGCCTCAGCGGAAGGCAGCTAG